The sequence CGCTGATGCGTCTGGTCGACATTGTGCAGTCGGTGCCGAGCCTGCTGCTGATCATCATCGTCTTCGCGTTCGTGCCGGCCAACATGCTCACGCTCGTGCTGATGCTGGCGATGTTCTCGTGGACGGGCGTGGCCCGTATCGTGCGCGCGCAGACATTGGCGCTGAAGGAACAGGATTTCGTCGCCGCGGCGCGGGCGATCGGCCAGAGTCGTTTGAAGATCGTCTGCCGCCATATCGTGCCCAACCTGACGGCGCAGATCATCGTCGCCGCCTCGCTGAGCGCGGCGGGGGCGATCCTCGACGAATCGGCGCTGAGCTTCCTCGGCTACGGGGTGCCGCTGCCGCGCGCGTCGTGGGGCAGCATGCTGCAGAACGCGCAGCAGTACATCCTCTACAATCCGCTGCTGGCGCTCGTGCCCGGAGCCTTCATCCTCGTCACCGTGCTCTGCCTGAACGTGCTCGGCGACGCGCTCCAGCACGCGTTCGATCCGCGTCTGCAGAAGTAGGCGGCGACATGGCTCATCTTTTGGAAGTTCGCGATCTGCGCGTTTCCTTTCGCACCTACGCCGGCGAGTTTCAG is a genomic window of Pyramidobacter piscolens W5455 containing:
- a CDS encoding ABC transporter permease, producing the protein MAKMLSGFDGGEVSAADFERVVCPSAPTRAPLPKRRRFRRALAANPPALLCLIVFALIAAASLAAPLLPLDPDLMDVTGKMAAPSAEHWLGTDELGRDSFTRAIYGGRVSLTVGFAAMLVSVALGTTLGTLSGYAGGRTDAALMRLVDIVQSVPSLLLIIIVFAFVPANMLTLVLMLAMFSWTGVARIVRAQTLALKEQDFVAAARAIGQSRLKIVCRHIVPNLTAQIIVAASLSAAGAILDESALSFLGYGVPLPRASWGSMLQNAQQYILYNPLLALVPGAFILVTVLCLNVLGDALQHAFDPRLQK